From the genome of Armatimonadota bacterium:
GAATCTCTAGCGCGAAGCGCTCAGTTTCGACTATGCGTTAGTCAACCGTCGGACGAAGCCGACCGCATCCCGCGCTGAACCTTCATGACCGAAACCGTCTTCGGGCGAAAGGCATCCCGCAGCGCTTCCAAGGCGAGTTCGGGTTTGACCAACTCGCTGCAGAAGAAAAGATCGACCGCCGCATAGCCTCGTTCGGGCCAGGTGTGCACGGTGTAGTGCGACTCCTCGATCACCACAACCCCAGAGACGCCATAGGGCTGAAACTCGTGGAAAAAGTGGCTCACGATGCTCGCTCCGGACGCCCTCGCCGCCTCGACCAAAGCGCGCTCTACGTTATCGACGCGCTCCAGGCTCTGCGGGTCGCAGTCGTAAAGTTCGACCAATAGATGCGTGCCCAAGCATTGGGCCGCATCCTGCTGTATAGAAGCGGGGTTGACCTCGAAGCAAAACGAATCCTGCGCCAATGCGTCTTGGCGAGGCTCGATAACGCCCGCAGGCGGGTTCCCCAGCATACCAACCCGATCCATTCACTCCTCCTTACGGACATCGGTCCGCATTCTGTGGCAGCGATGCTGCAGAATGTGCCTGAGCAGGCGGATCAGCTCCATGCGCAGGCTTCAGAGGCGATTTGGGTTTGTTCGCGCGGTCAGTTCGGTATGCTGCTCGCTCAAAGGGCGCCCCAGTGTCTGGGGCAAAGCGCCGTGTGGCTGTAGTCCCACCGGTTGCAAAGCCTCTCGATTTACTGCTTTGCAGGCCGATTGGACCGCGACATGACGCCCGTCTCGCCTCCCCTTGCTTTCCATCCGCGGCCGCCTGTGAGACAGGCAGGTCGATGCGAAAGGCCGCCAAGTATACCACAAGTTGGAGTTGAGGTCAAGCGAAGGGAAGGAAGAAGAGCTTCTACGGCGAACAGTTGCCGTCAATGGGCATTCTGGACCAAGTGAGCCGTGTGATCAAGGAAGCTAGCGAGCATCAAGGGTTCCATGAGTTCTCCGAGGCTGACACATGCGAGCAGATCATTCTTCCCCTCATGGAAATCGCCGGATATAGCCGCCGGCAGCGGAGAGCCCAAGTTTCCATCCCTGGGAGCGGGTATATCGATTACGTTATTGATGCGGATGGCGAGCCGATCGTCGTTGAAGCCAAGCGGTGCAGCGCCGTTTTGCAAGACAGGGATGTGATCCAGGCCTTGAACTATGCGAATGCCAACGGAGGTCGTTGGGCGATCCTGACGAATGGCACAGAATGGAGGCTGTACGACAACGCAATACAGGGCGCCGCACCAAGGAAGCAGGTTTGGTTAGTAAAGACGGAGGAGGATCTGGCAGAGCTGATATCGGCGTTAGGGCCAAGTTCCGTAGTCTCGGGAGGCTTGGAGCGGATTGTCGAGGGCAAACGGCTAGCCATTTGGCTGAAAGAGCAACTCTGCAACGCAGAGAGCGAGGTGATTGCCGCAGTAGTTAAGGTCGCAAATTCTAACGGTTTCAAGAAAGTAAAGGCAAACGACATTGTGGCAGTCCTTTCGAACGCGAAGATGCTTCCGCCTCTACCCTTGCCGCCCCCGCCCCCGCTAACAGACGATCGAAAACTATCTGCCATTGAGCAATGGGGTCGTCAGCTTGTTCGCACAAAGCCAAGATTGCTTGTGTGCGGCGCGGAAACGGTATCGACGGGCCCACACTGGGCATCCTTGCTATACGGCGCTATCAAGTGGCTCGATAACATTGGTCGGTTGCCCGCGCCGCCTCTCCCATTGAACGACGGTCGATACATTTACGCGACGGACCCGAATCATCCGACCGGAAAGGGATTCACCGCACCCTCCACGACTCCAGTGGCGACAGCACATGGCCCAATCTACATTGAATACGATTGGTCGGCAGAGAGAATTTGCCGTTGCCTTCATCGCTTGTTCGGCGCCGCTGGCTACGACCTCGATATGGTCGCGATCGAATTTATCAAACTAACTTAACACCCCGACCCAAATGCAGCCAGCACGAGCGCCAGATCGGCGTCGTCCACGATCCCGTCGTCGTTCAAATCTTCTGGCAAATTGAGCCCTGTAGCGCCGAAGGCCGCCAAGATCAGCGCCAGGTCGGAGTCGTCTGCGCAATGGTCCCCGTTCGCGTCGCCGACCCGCATCGCGATCAATCGAACGTCGGTCGCCCCATAGCGAACCCGGAGAACAATGTCGCCCGACTGGACAGCACCGACAATTCGTGAAAACGGCCCCTGTCGCGATGCGAACGTCGCAATCTGGAACTCGTCGCCGATCTCTGGTTCAAACCCGTCCAACAGCGCGATCTCGAGCCCGCCCGCCAATATCGCCTGGCCCGTAACTTCAAGAACGTCGTGCTCTGTGCCGGATTGGAGACCGGCGATTTCGATCACAAGGTCTGCCGCTTCGCCCAGTTCAAAATCGCCCTCGATAGTCAGCCTCCCTGGCGATTGCCCGGGGGATACCTTTCCGCCCGACATATTAAGCCTTGCCGCTTTGACCTTGGAGCCTTCTATGATGCCGCCGTTGATCGAAGTAGGCAGATTGAAGTGGATGAGGCCGCCTGGTCCCACTCTCAGAATGCCAATGTTCATCGAAAAGGACTGTGCAAATCGGATAGTTCCTGCCTCGGCGCTGATCGTGCCAGAGTTGGAGGACGGGACGTTGAACACGAACTCGCTGTTCGGGCCAACTTGCTTGCGGACCGTTCCTATGTTCAGAAAGTCGCTAGCGCCCGATCCGGTCAGCGAAATATTTGCCGTTTGATTGCCGATATCCATTGTGCCGGCAGAACCATTGATGAATCGGGCATCGTTCGTCATTTGGACCGATCCGTTGTCCCAGATCATGAAGCCTCGGTTCTCCAAGGTTCTTGTTGAGAGAGATTTGACTGCCGGGTTATCGATCAGGGACTCTCCTGAAAGGACAAGCCTATCAGTTACAAATGTGGAAGCCAGTGTGCCGCCCGACCATCGAAAGTTTGTAAACTCGTTCACGCCCACCCCTCGTTGCGAGCCTCCTGCCAGATGCACAAGAACAGGCACCGGAGACCCGCTAAAGAGCCGAAACAAACCGTTGGTGATGCGCAATGTTCCCGACCCGCTAAATTGGGCGCTGGTCAGGCCGTCTAGCTCGCCCATGCCCACTTCGAGAACTCCTTCGATGTTGATGGGGGCCTGAGCGATCAGTTTCCCGTCAATCTGAAGCTTTCCTTGGTTCACATTGATCGCTCCCTGATCATGGGACAAGGTTGCCGCGCCGCTGATCTCGGTCGTCGTGGGGGTGTTATGATTGATCGTACCGAAGTTGAGCAGTCGGTTGTTTTGCCCGCTGACGCTCAGCAGGTCGCGCGACACGGTGGTGAGGATGTTCAGCGTTCCAAAGTTCTCCCATGTTGCGCCGCCCGACAGCGTGGGGTAACCGTCGTTCCAGCTAGTCGTGCCGCGCGTTATCAGTTTCGTGCTAGAGATCGCCTTGAACAATGGCCCGTTGAGGTTGAGGGCGCCGAGGACCTCGCACTCGCCAGGCCCCTTCATCAATCCGTCGATCCAATTGAGTTCATTTTCGATCGTCAGGTTCTCTAGATTGTCAACCGTAGCGTTGCTGCCGTTTAGGCGAAGTTTGCTCATCCTGACGCCAAAGCCTGCAGTTTCGAGGGCGCCCGCGCTTTCGATGCTCACAAAGCCCTCGCCACGAAACTCGCTATCGACGCCGGCGACCAGCGTTCCTGACGGCACGACAATGGATGCGCCGCTGGCGATGTTAGTCGTCGAGTTTCTAAATGTGTGAAATGCAGTTTGGAGCGAGAGCGAGCCGCTGTTTAGGTTCAAATCGCCCAACTGCTGGAGGGAAGCGTTGAGCAGGAAGGAAACCGCGGCGCCGTTGGTCAGATTGAGTTCGCCTTCGTTGATCAGCAGTCCCAGGCCGGAGAAGTTCGTATTGGTCTGGAAGTTGATCGTGCCGGTTTCGTTGACGATTGCGCCGCCGCCGCTGGAGAACGAGACGGTTTTCTGGCTTCCAGTTGCGTTGACCGTTCCGAAGTTTTTCCACCGACCGTTGCCGCTCAGTCCGATCGAACTGCTCGTCCAGTCGGTCGTGCCGTTAGTGATCAGCTCGCTGTGGTCGGTGATTTGGGTTGGGGACGTGGTCATCGCCATTTGTCCTTCGGACAGAACAGAGGCCCGACTTCTTAGAGTCGCCCCTTGATTCTCGAAGTTTGATGATACGACGATACTGCCCGGTCCTTCCAGAAAACTGAAGCGATCGACCAACAGCCGACCGATCGTGAGCGTGCCGGATTCTGATTTAGCCGTTCCAACCAACTGAACGGCCATCAAACCGCCGCCCGATACGGCAGTCGTACCCGAGAACCGATAGGGTGTCTCCGTGATCCTCAGCGTTGCTCCGTTCGCAATCTTGACATCGCCTTGACTGAGGCCGCCGCCGCGAAGTTCAAGCGCGCCGGTCCCCACGTCGATGGCGCCGCTTGGATGGTTGTTGAAAACGACCGATGAGAAAACCCTTGAATTGCCTGTCCCGCCGCTCTTCTTAAAGACGCCGTGGTTTTCGATAGTTCCGCCGCCCGGCGCGTTCATGAAGTCGTTGTTGCCCGACATCAAGAACTCGCCACGGTTGATGAGCAGGCCTTGCTGCTCCAAGAAGATCGCTCCGTTCTCCCATTTTCCTTTGCCAGAGATTTCGAGTTCGGCCGCGACGACGTTCTTAACTCCAACGCTCGACAGCAGAAGGTCGTCCACTTTGAATTTGCCACTAGTCAGACTGCCGTTCTGCAACTCGAATTTGCCAATGTTCAGAAGTCCGATCAGATCGATGTATCCATTGGTTTTCTTTAGGTTTTGAACGGACATGGGCGAGCCGGTGTTCATTCGAATGGGCGCAACGAAATGGTACAGCCCGTTACCGCCCAACGCCGCGCCGGATACGAAGTTCACCGTTTCTATGCCTTGAAAGATCGTC
Proteins encoded in this window:
- the speD gene encoding adenosylmethionine decarboxylase; this encodes MLGNPPAGVIEPRQDALAQDSFCFEVNPASIQQDAAQCLGTHLLVELYDCDPQSLERVDNVERALVEAARASGASIVSHFFHEFQPYGVSGVVVIEESHYTVHTWPERGYAAVDLFFCSELVKPELALEALRDAFRPKTVSVMKVQRGMRSASSDG